CAGAATTTTTGAACTCTTCATCGAACAAAGAAGTCTAAGCCGCACAATTGATGCAGTCGCGGCAGAAAACATAAAACCGAAAGTCCGTGAAAACGAAAAAAACCGTCTGGTCAAAGCCGGACGATGGACCATCGAATCTTTGAGTTTTGTCCTTAAAAATAAGGCCTACATTGCCGTTCGCGATGTCAATAAAGTTAGTAAGAACAAAGATCAGAGTAAACTCAAAGCTTGGCAAAAATTTGGAAGCTATTCAGCTTCTTGGCCCGCGATTGTTGATGAAGTGATGTTCAACACTACAAATACAATCCTCGCTGAAAATTTCGAACGCGAAAGAATGCGTCTTGATACGTCGGCCAGTCAGCACACGGAAAAATTCAGGTTCACCGATATTACGTCCACTCTACTAAAAAAGGCGACGTCATCAATTGCTCGGTGAAACGTGTGAAGGCTGAGAAAATCGAACTGAAACTGGCCAAATATTTATCTGATATTTTACTTGAGGCAGGCCACTTCGACCAGATCGAGGAGCGCATCCATCAGCTTGCGGCGCATTCGCCAGAGCAACTTAAAGCAGATAAAAATCGAATTTCTGTGGAACTTCAAAAGCTAACTCTTGCCGTGAAAAATACTTTTAAGATCCAGGCGGCCCTTAATTGCGAGTCCGATGCCATTCGCGAAACTGCCAGAGAGCTTGAAGAACTTAGCCGGAAGAAACGCCACCTAGAGGTAGAACTTGAAAGTCTGAAAGCCAAAGAATTCGAAAAAGGTGACGTTGATGACGCGATCAATGACCTGAAGGACCGCCTTGGTTCATTCCGCAAAGGCTGGATAAAGGCGTCAGCCGTGATGAAGAAGTCTTTGCTGAAAGATCTGGTTTACTTCGTTCTCGTCGGCCCCAAGGGGCTTAAGATTCAGTTCCGTTTGAAGCACGATCTGAATAAAGATGTCACTCCCGAGGAGTTAGCAGCGGCAAAGATTTTTGAAAATAACGTCATTGATTTAGCAGAAAAAAGGCAAAAAAATTCCGAAGAAGCGGAAGCTACTTCGGAATCTACGAATTCTAACAACTTGGCCATCATTGGTTCGCAAGTCGTTGGAAATGGTAGGTGCCCAGAGACTTGAAGCACTAATCCCTCCGCTATTAATTGAACTTGTTGTCATTACACTTTGACCTAAAACAATATCTGCGGGTTGATTAGTAATCGTAGGTAGGGTGTTCCAAATCAGAACGCGGTTATTAACAAAATCGGCCATAAATAATCTTCGTCCATCGGTATCAAGCCATGCAGGACCCCGCATCGTAAATGAATCAGGTGTGGCGCAGGCACATTGATTAGCGGTGCCCACGTTCATATTAGGTTGCCCCAAAACAAGATCAGCTGGTTGCTGAGTAGTCGTTGGAAAAGAACGCCACGCCAAAATCCGCTGATTCCCCCCATCGGCTAAATAAACAATGGGATCTCTAAGACCGTTGACTGAATACTTGATAAAGCCGCATCCAGCTATGACCAAAAGTAAAAATGTTGTCGTTACAAGATGCTTATTCACCATATGTTTTGATTATTCCAATTTTGTGGCCATTATTCAATGGGTAAAGGCTCCATATATATTTTCACAACAGACTCAAACAAAGACTTTAGGTTGAAGGGATTGAGGAATTTGAATATTCTGATAAAGAACATTAATCAGAAGGAAAGCTATGAAAACGAAAAATATTTTACAGAAAGTCATTTTACCAGGTACACCAAAGCAAGTGTACGACTCCCTAATGGACTCAAAAAAGCATGCTGTTTTTACTGGAGACAAGGCAAAGATTGGCGGAAAAATCGGTAGTAGTTTCAAAGTTTATGGCGACTATATAACCGGTTTCAATCTTGAACTCAGGCCAGGCAAACTCATTGTGCAAGCGTGGCGTTCAAAGGAATGGCCCGATCACCACTATTCCATAGTGACCTATTCCCTTTCACATTCCGGTTCCGATAAGACACTGCTCGAGTTCTCTCAAATTGGAGTGCCTGCAGACGACTTCAAAGCAAAGAGTCAGGGTTGGAAGGACCATTATTGGGAGCCTTTGAAATTGCTTTAAGAATTAATTTTTTTGGTTTGTAGTTGTGATTGACTGATTTGCTGTTTCTATTGTTTTGGAGTCACTTGCGAAAGGGCTCAAAAAGATTTTAAGAGATAACTTCCCGCGTTTGTTTCAGACTCAATAGGTGTTACCGCCTGAGCGGAGATTGCCCCAATTGTTAAAAATATCAGGATTGTAAGTATGTGCTGGTATTTTATCACTGACACTTAAACGACATTTCAGCAGTGTAGTCATCACCACCGATCATGATTGCGACGACAGTTCCTGCAGCACCTACAGCTGAACCGCCTGTGCGTACGTCTTGATTTCCACCAATGGGAGAAGACTCTATCTCAGACTAAAAAACTTTGACCTCTCTTGAGAGTTTTGATAGTTTGTCATTCTTATTTTGAGGAAAAGAATGATTGATGACTGAAAAGAAAAAATCCAAGACTAAATCCACTGATTCCACTGATATTTTGTCTGCCATTAGAGATATTCATGGTAAAATGGAGGGTCTTGAAATTCATCTCCATAATAAAATTGATGTTACCTCAAAGGATCTAGAACGCCAAATTCAAGATCAAAGAGCTGATATTCATAAGATGAAAGAAGAAATTCTTGGTGCCTTTGATGCATCAGCTCGTTTGCCTGATGTTAGCTCAAAAGTTTAACAGCATGATAAAAGATTAGAGCATCTTGAACAAAAAACGACAGTCTTGGATGTTGCCATCAAAAATCTAGATAAACTTTGATAGACCTTTTACAGTTCGATCGTCATGCAAAAAATTGATGCT
This is a stretch of genomic DNA from Oligoflexia bacterium. It encodes these proteins:
- a CDS encoding SRPBCC domain-containing protein; this encodes MKTKNILQKVILPGTPKQVYDSLMDSKKHAVFTGDKAKIGGKIGSSFKVYGDYITGFNLELRPGKLIVQAWRSKEWPDHHYSIVTYSLSHSGSDKTLLEFSQIGVPADDFKAKSQGWKDHYWEPLKLL